The proteins below come from a single Larimichthys crocea isolate SSNF chromosome II, L_crocea_2.0, whole genome shotgun sequence genomic window:
- the ift57 gene encoding intraflagellar transport protein 57 homolog isoform X2 gives MFTIIAAWLINMAGRPFTEPQEYDEPNATVSNILSELRAFGVKVDFPPSKLKSGSGEHVCFVLDRLAEEALKRRGFSFKRPNYPTETTEEESVVEDNAELTLSKVEEEMIEEPDEDEENVMDLEALKLRSTHTEAEASSKPDEILESTVDAAEWNLEVERVLPQLKVTIRTDNKDWRIHVDQMHQHRDGIKSSLKEAKSYLDKLQEDIGKTLEKVSSREKYINNQLEHLIQDYRGAQAKLSEAKERYQQASGGVTERTRVLAEISEELEKVKQEMEEKGSSMSDGAPVVKIKQSLTKLKQEIVQMDVRIGVVEHTLLQAKLKEKSNMTRDMHATNIPEPAAGSFA, from the exons ATGTTCACCATCATCGCGGCGTGGCTCATCAACATGGCGGGCAGGCCGTTCACAGAGCCTCAGGAGTACGACGAACCCAACGCCACCGTGTCCAACATCCTGTCCGAGCTCAGGGCGTTC gGTGTTAAAGTGGACTTCCCGCCCTCCAAACTGAAATCCGGTTCGGGTGAACACGTCTGCTTCGTGTTGGACCGCCTGGCTGAGGAGGCTCTGAAGAGGAGGGGCTTCTCCTTCAAAAG ACCGAACTACCCAAcagaaaccacagaagaagagtccGTGGTCGAGGACAACGCGGAGCTCACGCTCAGCAAAGTCGAGGAGGAGATGATC GAGGAGCCCGATGAGGACGAGGAGAACGTCATGGACCTGGAGGCTCTCAAGTTACGGAGCACGCACACC GAAGCAGAAGCATCCTCCAAGCCGGACGAGATCCTGGAGTCGACGGTTGATGCAGCAGAGTGGAACCTGGAGGTGGAGCGAGTCCTGCCCCAGCTCAAAGTGACCATCAGGACGGACAACAAG GACTGGAGGATCCACGTGGACCAGATGCATCAACACAGAGACGGCATCAAGTCGTCGCTCAAAGAGGCCAAG AGCTACCTGGACAAACTGCAGGAGGACATCGGGAAGACTCTGGAGAAggtgagcagcagagagaaataCATCAACAACCAGCTGGAGCATCTGATCCAGGACTACCGCGGCGCTCAGGCCAAACTCAGCGAG GCGAAGGAGCGCTACCAGCAGGCCAGTGGAGGAGTGACGGAGAGGACCAGAGTCCTGGCAGAG ATCAGCgaggagctggagaaggtgaagcaggagatggaggagaaaggcAGCAGCATGTCTGACGGAG CTCCGGTGGTGAAGATCAAGCAGAGTTTGACGAAGCTGAAGCAGGAGATCGTTCAGATGGACGTGAGGATCGGTGTGGTGGAGCACACGCTGCTGCAGGCCAAGCTCAAAGAGAAGTCCAACATGACACGAGACATGCACGCCACCAACATCCCCGAGCCGGCCGCCGGGTCCTTCGCCTGA
- the ift57 gene encoding intraflagellar transport protein 57 homolog isoform X1 gives MAEDGGRRADEEERGPGAAHQVFAVMECLLEKLKVLNYEEEVLHRHNMKNLSRHYFVSSPYLAFNSGEQFYMFTIIAAWLINMAGRPFTEPQEYDEPNATVSNILSELRAFGVKVDFPPSKLKSGSGEHVCFVLDRLAEEALKRRGFSFKRPNYPTETTEEESVVEDNAELTLSKVEEEMIEEPDEDEENVMDLEALKLRSTHTEAEASSKPDEILESTVDAAEWNLEVERVLPQLKVTIRTDNKDWRIHVDQMHQHRDGIKSSLKEAKSYLDKLQEDIGKTLEKVSSREKYINNQLEHLIQDYRGAQAKLSEAKERYQQASGGVTERTRVLAEISEELEKVKQEMEEKGSSMSDGAPVVKIKQSLTKLKQEIVQMDVRIGVVEHTLLQAKLKEKSNMTRDMHATNIPEPAAGSFA, from the exons ATGGCGGAGGACGGCGGCAGACGAGCGGACGAAGAGGAGCGCGGGCCCGGCGCGGCTCACCAGGTGTTCGCGGTGATGGAGTGTCTGCTGGAGAAGCTGAAGGTGCTGAACTACGAGGAGGAAGTcctgcacagacacaacatGAAGAACCTGTCCAG ACATTACTTCGTCTCCAGTCCGTACCTGGCGTTCAACTCGGGCGAGCAGTTCTACATGTTCACCATCATCGCGGCGTGGCTCATCAACATGGCGGGCAGGCCGTTCACAGAGCCTCAGGAGTACGACGAACCCAACGCCACCGTGTCCAACATCCTGTCCGAGCTCAGGGCGTTC gGTGTTAAAGTGGACTTCCCGCCCTCCAAACTGAAATCCGGTTCGGGTGAACACGTCTGCTTCGTGTTGGACCGCCTGGCTGAGGAGGCTCTGAAGAGGAGGGGCTTCTCCTTCAAAAG ACCGAACTACCCAAcagaaaccacagaagaagagtccGTGGTCGAGGACAACGCGGAGCTCACGCTCAGCAAAGTCGAGGAGGAGATGATC GAGGAGCCCGATGAGGACGAGGAGAACGTCATGGACCTGGAGGCTCTCAAGTTACGGAGCACGCACACC GAAGCAGAAGCATCCTCCAAGCCGGACGAGATCCTGGAGTCGACGGTTGATGCAGCAGAGTGGAACCTGGAGGTGGAGCGAGTCCTGCCCCAGCTCAAAGTGACCATCAGGACGGACAACAAG GACTGGAGGATCCACGTGGACCAGATGCATCAACACAGAGACGGCATCAAGTCGTCGCTCAAAGAGGCCAAG AGCTACCTGGACAAACTGCAGGAGGACATCGGGAAGACTCTGGAGAAggtgagcagcagagagaaataCATCAACAACCAGCTGGAGCATCTGATCCAGGACTACCGCGGCGCTCAGGCCAAACTCAGCGAG GCGAAGGAGCGCTACCAGCAGGCCAGTGGAGGAGTGACGGAGAGGACCAGAGTCCTGGCAGAG ATCAGCgaggagctggagaaggtgaagcaggagatggaggagaaaggcAGCAGCATGTCTGACGGAG CTCCGGTGGTGAAGATCAAGCAGAGTTTGACGAAGCTGAAGCAGGAGATCGTTCAGATGGACGTGAGGATCGGTGTGGTGGAGCACACGCTGCTGCAGGCCAAGCTCAAAGAGAAGTCCAACATGACACGAGACATGCACGCCACCAACATCCCCGAGCCGGCCGCCGGGTCCTTCGCCTGA